From Erinaceus europaeus chromosome 9, mEriEur2.1, whole genome shotgun sequence, one genomic window encodes:
- the LOC103120175 gene encoding olfactory receptor 10J5, with product MQRKNFTEVTEFIFLGFSSFGKHQVTLFVIFLIVYILTLAGNFIIVTIIYVDHHLHTPMYFFLSMLSSSETVYSLVIIPHMLSSLLFHDQPISLAGCATQMFLFVTLATNNCFLLTAMGYDRYVAICNPLRYSLIMSKGICIGLVCGSFITGLIMAVLHVTAMFNLPFCGTVVDHFFCDIYPVMKLSCVDTTINEMINYGVSSFVILVPVALIFISYVLIISSILRITTAEGRKKAFATCGSHLTVVIIHYGCASIAYLKPKSESSVEKDLLLSVTYTIITPLLNPVVYSLRNKEVKVALQRAMGRNIS from the coding sequence ATGCAGAGAAAGAACTTCACAGAGGTGACAGAGTTCATCTTTCTGGGATTCTCAAGCTTTGGGAAACACCAGGTAACCCTCTTTGTCATCTTCCTAATTGTCTACATCTTGACTCTGGCTGGCAACTTCATCATTGTGACCATCATTTATGTGGACCACCACCTGCAcacacccatgtacttcttcctcagcATGCTGTCCAGCTCAGAGACTGTGTATAGCCTGGTCATCATCCCACACATGCTCTCCAGCCTCCTCTTCCATGACCAGCCCATTTCCCTGGCTGGATGTGCTACCCAGATGTTTCTTTTTGTCACATTAGCCACTAATAACTGCTTCCTGCTCACAGCCATGGGCTACGACCGCTACGTGGCCATCtgtaaccctctgcgctactccCTCATTATGAGTAAAGGAATATGTATTGGGCTGGTCTGTGGGTCCTTTATCACTGGTCTGATCATGGCTGTTCTCCATGTGACCGCTATGTTCAACCTGCCTTTCTGTGGCACTGTGGTGGACCACTTCTTCTGTGACATCTACCCAGTCATGAAGCTCTCCTGTGTGGACACCACCATCAATGAGATGATCAACTATGGAGTTAGTTCCTTTGTGATTTTGGTACCAGTGGCTCTGATCTTCATCTCCTATGTCCTCATCATTTCCTCCATCCTCAGGATCACCACAGCTGAGGGCAGGAAGAAAGCCTTCGCTACCTGTGGTTCCCACCTGACAGTGGTCATCATCCATTATGGCTGTGCCTCCATTGCCTACCTCAAGCCCAAGTCAGAGAGCTCAGTAGAGAAGGATCTCCTTCTCTCAGTGACCTACACCATCATCACACCCCTGCTCAACCCTGTGGTGTACAGTCTCAGGAACAAAGAAGTCAAGGTTGCCTTGCAGAGAGCCATGGGCAGGAATATTTCTTGA